From Tripterygium wilfordii isolate XIE 37 chromosome 13, ASM1340144v1, whole genome shotgun sequence, the proteins below share one genomic window:
- the LOC120011981 gene encoding mitochondrial import inner membrane translocase subunit PAM16 like 2-like, giving the protein MAAKILANIILAGSAVLGRALIQAYRQALANASKTGVANETIQNVVRSGSKVMTEQEARQILGVSEGTAWEEILKKYNVLFERNAKNGSFYLQSKVHRAKECLEPVYRSKGEGGTPS; this is encoded by the exons ATG GCAGCTAAGATTCTTGCAAACATAATTTTGGCAGGATCTGCTGTATTAGGGAGGGCTCTTATTCAAGCTTATCGCCAAGCACTTGCAA ATGCATCAAAAACTGGAGTGGCCAATGAGACAATACAAAATGTGGTTCGTAGCGGCAGCAAAGTCATGACAGAGCAAGAAGCTCGACAGATTCTTGGCGTGAGTGAAGGGACTGCTTGGGAAGAGATATTGAAG AAATATAACGTGTTATTTGAGAGGAATGCCAAAAATGGGAGCTTCTATCTTCAGTCGAAGGTTCACAGGGCTAAGGAATGTTTAGAGCCTGTTTATCGAAGCAAGGGTGAGGGTGGTACCCCTAGTTGA